One Kitasatospora sp. NBC_01287 DNA window includes the following coding sequences:
- a CDS encoding DUF6262 family protein — protein MRGNPDNLRQAAARKSATARARAEQGLREMIRTRQSITFRGLAQTAGVSLDFLYRCTEIRQRVEQLRAQQQSRPPRPVAEPPDDTPSSVVRTLTAQLAELKQRHRDEVRALRQALEAAQSENLQLRRRLGPRTVAAADST, from the coding sequence ATGCGCGGCAACCCCGACAACCTCCGCCAGGCCGCCGCCCGCAAGAGCGCCACCGCCCGGGCCCGAGCCGAGCAGGGCCTGCGCGAGATGATCCGCACCAGGCAGTCCATCACCTTCCGCGGCCTGGCCCAGACCGCCGGAGTCTCGCTGGACTTCCTCTACCGTTGCACCGAGATCCGCCAACGCGTCGAACAACTCCGCGCCCAGCAGCAGAGCCGCCCACCACGTCCGGTCGCGGAACCGCCCGACGACACGCCCAGCAGCGTCGTACGCACTCTGACCGCCCAGCTCGCCGAGCTAAAGCAGCGGCATCGCGACGAGGTGCGGGCCCTGCGGCAGGCCCTCGAAGCGGCCCAGAGCGAGAACCTCCAACTGCGACGGCGTCTCGGCCCCCGGACCGTTGCTGCGGCCGACAGCACATGA
- a CDS encoding tyrosine-type recombinase/integrase, with the protein MGAELLESMRDASGLFQAEELQAMWDGVPQRFRTVELTSGALGSADLAAFLVATHQRSFRLRFGQLPEPMDREMAWCCWRIVELGGRVPVGALGSMLTWLARAVEDDPELRGSLMDHTPRAWERAVAAAFARHNGRLPSRGWLQNTTSLLRRCYQMLWSAYDQRAWWQREVWDPALDPRIPRRTHEPQGDHSLYFHQMQPLWLRHGVQWYLRVSLETGDMTWSTARARRSGLQVFADWIADRQPAPSPWLGEDPAAVRVFMLDFLSHVRAQIARAGPNRGKPLSRLRVNDIVTDVEKFYAFMADSREAAAQALAEPDWLELGPYHAMLWRRGEKGRPTVQPERWEVIDDTAFSQIMANLHLLGAPVEEGGFDDEQLMRIVMLQARLGRRISEVRMLDRDPLFALDQLTRPDGQEAEDGAFVAKLRYQQTKIEQAPDSILVDAEIVTIITGQRQWADAHLGPRWATGVTPKYLFLAHKMNRHADKPYPMERVQQTLSKLARRLDIRDSAGRLVDFNRTHRFRHTRATSLLNAGVPIHVVQRYFGHLSPTMVMHYAQTLAETHEREFLRYRKITADARELTTDPRDLYDMLELDKRTDRILPNGLCLLPPRQVCAKGNACLTCDKFATDATYLPELTSQRDRTVQLVEERQRAFTARTGQPMGEDNIWLTGRRQEQDALGRIILKLEATRLADEPQAVRGAGVGARADAITRCQEGS; encoded by the coding sequence ATGGGCGCCGAACTACTGGAGAGCATGCGCGACGCCTCCGGCCTCTTCCAGGCAGAGGAACTCCAGGCCATGTGGGACGGGGTCCCGCAGCGGTTCCGCACGGTCGAACTGACCTCGGGCGCTCTGGGGTCCGCAGATCTGGCAGCCTTCCTGGTGGCCACGCACCAGCGAAGCTTCCGGCTCCGCTTCGGGCAGTTGCCCGAGCCCATGGACCGCGAGATGGCCTGGTGCTGCTGGCGCATCGTCGAACTGGGCGGACGAGTCCCGGTGGGAGCGCTGGGGTCTATGCTCACCTGGCTGGCCAGGGCGGTGGAGGACGATCCGGAACTTCGCGGCTCACTGATGGACCACACTCCTCGCGCGTGGGAACGAGCGGTAGCCGCCGCGTTCGCCCGGCACAACGGCCGCCTGCCCAGCAGGGGCTGGTTGCAGAACACCACCTCGCTCCTGCGGCGCTGTTACCAGATGCTGTGGAGTGCCTACGACCAGCGGGCCTGGTGGCAGCGCGAGGTATGGGACCCGGCCCTGGATCCGCGCATCCCGCGGCGCACCCATGAACCGCAGGGTGACCACAGCCTCTACTTCCACCAGATGCAACCGCTCTGGCTGCGGCACGGCGTCCAGTGGTATCTCCGCGTCTCCTTGGAGACCGGGGACATGACGTGGAGCACGGCACGCGCCCGACGGTCCGGACTGCAGGTGTTCGCCGACTGGATCGCCGACCGGCAGCCCGCCCCTTCACCATGGCTGGGCGAGGACCCCGCCGCGGTGCGGGTGTTCATGCTGGACTTCCTCAGCCACGTCCGCGCCCAGATCGCGCGTGCCGGCCCGAACCGGGGAAAGCCGCTGTCGCGGCTGCGGGTGAACGACATCGTCACCGACGTCGAGAAGTTCTACGCGTTCATGGCTGACAGCAGAGAGGCTGCCGCTCAGGCCCTGGCGGAACCGGACTGGCTGGAGCTGGGCCCCTACCACGCCATGTTGTGGCGTCGCGGAGAGAAGGGTCGGCCCACGGTTCAGCCGGAACGCTGGGAGGTCATCGACGACACCGCCTTCTCCCAGATCATGGCCAACCTGCACCTGCTCGGCGCCCCGGTCGAGGAGGGCGGATTCGACGACGAGCAGCTCATGCGGATCGTCATGCTGCAGGCCCGCCTGGGCCGACGGATCAGTGAGGTCCGCATGCTCGACCGCGACCCGCTGTTCGCACTGGACCAGCTCACCCGACCCGACGGGCAGGAGGCCGAGGACGGTGCCTTCGTCGCCAAACTGCGCTACCAGCAGACGAAGATCGAACAGGCGCCGGACTCGATCCTCGTCGACGCCGAGATCGTCACCATCATCACCGGACAGCGGCAATGGGCCGACGCCCACCTCGGACCCCGCTGGGCAACCGGGGTGACGCCGAAGTACCTGTTCCTGGCGCACAAGATGAACCGCCACGCCGACAAGCCCTATCCCATGGAGCGCGTCCAGCAAACACTCTCCAAGCTCGCCCGTCGCCTCGACATCCGCGACAGCGCCGGGAGGCTGGTCGACTTCAACCGCACCCACCGCTTTCGGCACACCCGCGCCACCAGCCTGCTCAACGCCGGCGTCCCGATCCACGTTGTCCAGCGATACTTCGGACACCTGTCTCCGACCATGGTGATGCACTATGCGCAGACCCTCGCCGAGACCCACGAGCGCGAGTTCCTGCGCTACCGGAAGATCACCGCTGATGCCCGCGAGCTGACCACCGACCCGCGCGACCTCTACGACATGCTGGAGCTGGACAAGCGCACCGACCGGATCCTCCCCAACGGGCTGTGCCTGCTGCCGCCCCGTCAGGTCTGCGCGAAGGGCAACGCCTGCTTGACCTGCGACAAGTTCGCCACCGACGCCACCTACCTGCCCGAGCTCACCTCCCAGCGGGACCGCACCGTCCAACTCGTCGAAGAACGGCAGCGCGCCTTCACCGCCCGGACCGGCCAGCCCATGGGCGAGGACAACATCTGGCTCACCGGCCGACGGCAGGAACAGGACGCCCTGGGGCGCATCATCCTCAAACTCGAAGCGACCCGGCTCGCCGACGAACCCCAGGCCGTGCGCGGGGCCGGTGTCGGCGCCCGCGCCGACGCGATCACCCGCTGCCAGGAGGGGAGCTGA
- a CDS encoding tyrosine-type recombinase/integrase → MTTVADLSGFRTQRLTLGAGERTWTVLGRDHRVVGPAEEYLEYLRVQKVSPNTVKSYARGLALWWQYLDAFGLVWDGVTLEDFGAFLTWLRTGEDPQVAALVPGKARFGESTITVRLRAVLSCYEFHRLNGVDVGRDLHRLVHGGGGRYKPMLEHIARRKGRRQTVIRVRQQHAAAPPVLTPRQIDRICDACAVWDPAVGEWRGSVRDRLLWALLAETGLRLGEALGLQHRDWHTGRGDTPFIEVVPREHPHRVRAKGGCYRKLYISDELDRFYGEYLWQLCDVGADLAVANLDDWYVFVNLDREPRFAPWKPDSVYDLVDRLRHQLAGQVPDGWTPHWFRHSHATALLLSGVPMHVVSRRLGHADVQTTMNTYAHVTEDAELRAVADWTKLTAGWRAATDAAQIGPC, encoded by the coding sequence GTGACGACCGTAGCTGATCTCTCGGGGTTCCGTACGCAGCGCCTCACCCTCGGCGCTGGGGAGCGGACGTGGACGGTGCTGGGCCGTGACCACCGGGTAGTGGGGCCGGCGGAGGAGTACCTGGAGTACCTGCGGGTGCAGAAGGTCTCCCCGAACACGGTGAAGTCCTACGCCCGGGGCCTGGCCCTGTGGTGGCAGTACCTGGATGCCTTCGGGCTGGTCTGGGACGGGGTGACGCTGGAGGACTTCGGTGCGTTCCTGACCTGGTTGCGGACCGGCGAGGACCCGCAGGTCGCGGCGCTGGTTCCGGGGAAGGCGCGGTTCGGCGAGTCGACGATCACGGTGCGGCTGCGGGCAGTGCTGTCCTGCTACGAGTTCCACCGGCTCAACGGCGTCGATGTCGGCCGGGACCTGCACCGCCTGGTGCACGGGGGCGGTGGCCGCTACAAGCCGATGCTGGAGCACATCGCGCGCCGCAAGGGCCGTCGCCAGACCGTCATCCGGGTGCGTCAGCAGCATGCGGCGGCACCCCCAGTGCTGACGCCTCGGCAGATCGACCGGATCTGCGACGCCTGCGCGGTCTGGGACCCGGCGGTTGGCGAGTGGCGGGGATCGGTGCGCGACCGCCTGCTGTGGGCGCTGCTGGCCGAGACCGGGCTTCGGCTCGGCGAGGCGCTCGGGCTCCAGCACCGCGACTGGCACACCGGCCGCGGCGACACCCCGTTCATCGAAGTGGTCCCACGCGAGCATCCGCACAGGGTGCGCGCGAAGGGCGGCTGCTACCGCAAGCTCTACATCTCCGACGAGCTCGACCGGTTCTACGGCGAGTACCTGTGGCAACTGTGCGATGTGGGGGCTGACCTGGCAGTCGCCAACCTCGACGACTGGTACGTGTTCGTCAACCTGGACCGCGAACCGCGGTTCGCCCCCTGGAAGCCCGACAGCGTCTACGACCTGGTCGACCGGCTCCGCCACCAGCTGGCAGGGCAGGTCCCGGACGGGTGGACACCCCACTGGTTCAGGCACAGCCACGCCACCGCGCTGCTGCTGTCCGGAGTGCCGATGCATGTGGTCTCGCGCAGACTCGGGCACGCGGACGTGCAGACCACGATGAACACCTACGCCCATGTCACCGAGGACGCCGAACTGCGGGCCGTGGCCGACTGGACGAAACTCACCGCCGGCTGGCGGGCAGCCACGGACGCCGCACAGATCGGGCCGTGCTGA